A region from the Benincasa hispida cultivar B227 chromosome 10, ASM972705v1, whole genome shotgun sequence genome encodes:
- the LOC120088413 gene encoding pleiotropic drug resistance protein 1-like, which produces MDTGEIYRVSSARINSSSIWRNSAMEVFSRSSRDEDDEEALKWASIERLPTYLRVRRGILNLDGESAREIDVQNLGLLERRNILERLVKIAEDDNERFLLKLKSRMERVGLDLPAIEVRFEHLEVEAEAHTAGRALPTMFNFSLNMFEGFLSYFHIIPNRKKQLSILHDVSGIIKPGRMTLLLGPPSSGKTTLLKTLAGKLGKDLKFSGRVTYNGHGMNEFVPQRTSAYISQQDLHIGEMTVRETLSFSARCQGVGPRYDMLTELSRREKAANIKPDPDLDIIMKAAALGGQETNVVTDYVLKILGLEICADTMVGDEMFRGISGGQKKRVTTGEMLVGPARALFMDEISTGLDSSTTYQIVNSMRQSIHILNGTALISLLQPAPETYDLFDDIILISDGQVVYQGPRETVLEFFQHMGFTCPQRKGVADFLQEVTSRKDQEQYWAKRDEAYRFVSVEEFSEAFQSFHVGKMLGDELATPFDKSKSHPAALTTEKYGASKKELLKACISRELLLMKRNSFVYIFKLIQLILMAFVTMTLFFRTEMHRRTVDDGSVYMGALFFAIIIIMFNGFSELAMTILKLPVFYKQRDFLFFPPWAYSIPTWILKIPITFVEVGIWVVMTYYVVGFDPNAGRFFKHFLMLLCVNQMASALFRLIGALGRNIIVANTFGSFALLTVLVLGGFVLARDNVHPWWIWGYWTSPMMYAQNGIAVNEFLGHKWRHLGPNSTESLGVLVLKSRGIFPQASWYWIGVGATIGYILLFNFLFTIALKYLDPFESPQAVVSKETSTDKSVKKSRDVQELELSSKGKSSSERTADQLSLSSRSSSARVGSISEEAHQNKKRGMVLPFEPHLITFDEIRYAVDMPQEMKSQGITEDRLELLKGVSGSFRPGVLTALMGVSGAGKTTLMDVLAGRKTGGYIEGNITISGYPKKQETFARISGYCEQTDIHSPHVTVYESLVYSAWLRLPPEVDSATRKMFVEEVMELIELNPLRDAIVGLPGVSGLSTEQRKRLTIAVELVANPSIIFMDEPTSGLDARAAAIVMRTVRNTVDTGRTVVCTIHQPSIDIFDAFDELFLLKRGGEEIYVGPIGRHSSHLIEYFESIEGVPKIKDGYNPATWMLEVTTAAQEAALGVNFNTLYKDSELYRRNKALIKELSVPTENSKELYFPTMYSQSFFIQCIACLWKQHLSYWRNPPYSAVRFLFTTFIALMFGTIFWDLGSKRGTQQDLFNAMGSMYAAVLFIGVQNATSVQPVVAIERTVFYRERAAGMYSALPYAFGQVVIELPYIFIQTVVYGVIVYGMIGFEWTAAKFFWYIFFMYFTLLYFTFYGMMTVAVTPNHNIAAIVSSAFYGFWNLFSGFIVPRTRIPIWWRWYYWICPVAWTLYGLVTSQFGDINDPMDTNQTVAEFVSNYFGYKYDFLGVVAAVHVGITVLFGFIFAFSIKVFNFQKR; this is translated from the exons AGTGGGGCTTGATCTTCCTGCAATTGAAGTGAGGTTTGAGCATCTAGAAGTTGAAGCAGAGGCTCATACAGCAGGCAGAGCTTTACCAACTATGTTTAACTTTTCTCTTAACATGTTTGAG GGGTTCTTGAGTTACTTTCACATCATTCCAAACAGAAAGAAGCAATTATCCATTCTTCATGATGTCAGTGGAATAATCAAGCCAGGAAG GATGACTTTGCTTTTGGGGCCACCGAGCTCTGGCAAGACGACATTACTCAAAACATTAGCCGGAAAACTTGGGAAGGATCTCAAA TTTTCTGGTAGAGTTACATACAATGGACATGGCATGAATGAATTTGTTCCACAAAGAACATCAGCTTACATAAGCCAACAAGACCTTCACATTGGAGAAATGACTgtgagagaaaccttatccttttcTGCAAGATGTCAAGGAGTTGGTCCACGTTATG ATATGTTGACAGAACTATCGAGGAGAGAAAAGGCTGCAAATATTAAACCTGACCCAGATTTAGATATCATCATGAAG GCTGCAGCTTTAGGAGGACAAGAGACCAATGTAGTGACGGATTATGTACTAAAG ATTCTAGGACTTGAAATTTGTGCTGATACAATGGTGGGAGATGAAATGTTTCGAGGGATCTCCGGTGGGCAAAAGAAAAGGGTGACGACCGGGGAGATGCTGGTTGGACCAGCGAGAGCTCTATTTATGGACGAGATTTCGACAGGATTGGACAGTTCAACCACGTATCAGATTGTTAATTCAATGAGACAGTCCATTCATATTCTGAATGGAACTGCTCTGATCTCTCTTCTTCAACCTGCCCCTGAAACTTATGATTTGTTTGATGACATAATTCTGATATCAGATGGACAAGTTGTGTATCAAGGTCCACGTGAAACCGTGCTCGAGTTCTTCCAACATATGGGCTTTACTTGCCCCCAGAGGAAAGGAGTAGCTGACTTTTTACAAGAA GTTACCTCAAGGAAAGACCAAGAACAGTATTGGGCTAAAAGAGATGAGGCTTATAGATTTGTCAGTGTGGAGGAGTTTTCTGAAGCCTTTCAATCATTTCATGTGGGGAAGATGCTTGGTGATGAGCTTGCCACTCCATTTGACAAGTCTAAAAGCCACCCTGCTGCTTTAACAACCGAAAAGTATGGTGCTAGCAAGAAGGAACTGTTAAAAGCTTGCATTTCAAGGGAGCTTTTACTCATGAAGAGGAACTCATTTGTCTACATTTTCAAGTTGATTCAA ctCATCCTGATGGCTTTCGTGACAATGACCTTGTTTTTCCGAACCGAGATGCACCGGAGGACGGTGGACGATGGATCAGTTTACATGGGAGCATTGTTCTTTGCAATTATCATAATCATGTTCAATGGTTTCTCTGAGCTTGCTATGACAATCCTGAAACTTCCTGTGTTCTACAAGCAAAGGGACTTCCTCTTCTTTCCCCCTTGGGCATATTCCATACCCACATGGATCCTTAAAATCCCTATTACTTTTGTAGAAGTTGGAATTTGGGTGGTAATGACTTACTACGTCGTCGGATTCGATCCAAATGCCGGAAG ATTCTTCAAACATTTTCTCATGCTCCTGTGTGTGAACCAAATGGCATCGGCGCTGTTCCGTTTGATTGGAGCATTGGGACGGAATATCATCGTTGCAAATACATTTGGATCATTTGCTTTACTAACAGTTCTTGTTTTGGGTGGATTCGTCTTAGCTCGAG ATAATGTGCATCCCTGGTGGATTTGGGGCTACTGGACCTCTCCGATGATGTATGCACAAAATGGAATAGCTGTGAATGAGTTTCTCGGCCATaagtggagacat TTGGGTCCTAACTCGACGGAATCACTCGGAGTTTTAGTCTTGAAATCTAGGGGAATCTTCCCACAAGCTAGTTGGTATTGGATTGGGGTTGGTGCAACAATTGGATATATTTTGTtattcaattttctcttcactATAGCCTTGAAATATCTCGATC CTTTTGAGAGCCCTCAGGCTGTCGTGTCCAAAGAGACCTCGACCGACAAAAGTGTGAAGAAATCTCGAGATGTTCAAGAGTTGGAGCTGTCATCAAAAGGAAAGAGCTCTTCTG AAAGGACTGCAGATCAGCTTAGTTTATCATCTAGATCTTCATCTGCAAGAGTTGGAAGCATTAGTGAAGAAGCTCATCAGAACAAGAAGAGAGGAATGGTTCTTCCTTTCGAACCACATTTGATCACTTTTGACGAAATCCGATATGCAGTAGACATGCCACAG gAAATGAAATCACAAGGCATTACTGAGGATCGGCTCGAGCTTTTGAAGGGCGTGAGTGGCTCTTTTAGACCAGGAGTTCTAACCGCCCTGATGGGTGTCAGTGGTGCTGGAAAAACAACTCTTATGGATGTGTTGGCCGGGCGAAAAACCGGTGGATACATAGAGGGAAACATCACCATTTCCGGGTATCCTAAAAAGCAGGAAACATTTGCTCGGATTTCTGGATATTGTGAACAAACTGATATACATTCTCCTCACGTGACGGTCTACGAATCACTTGTTTATTCGGCATGGCTGCGGTTGCCTCCCGAGGTTGATTCTGCTACCAGAAAG ATGTTTGTTGAGGAAGTTATGGAACTTATTGAGCTCAACCCATTAAGAGATGCAATTGTTGGATTACCTGGTGTCAGTGGACTTTcaactgagcaacgcaaaagacTAACTATAGCTGTTGAACTTGTTGCAAATCCATCTATAATATTCATGGATGAACCAACCTCAGGTCTTGATGCTAGGGCAGCAGCCATTGTAATGAGAACAGTGAGGAACACGGTCGACACCGGCAGAACCGTGGTCTGCACCATTCACCAACCAAGCATTGATATATTTGATGCTTTTGATGAG CTATTCTTGTTAAAACGTGGAGGGGAAGAGATATACGTCGGTCCAATCGGTCGACATTCGTCACATTTAATTGAGTACTTCGAG AGCATTGAGGGAGTTCCCAAGATCAAAGATGGCTACAACCCTGCAACTTGGATGCTAGAAGTCACCACAGCAGCACAAGAAGCAGCTCTTGGAGTGAACTTCAACACATTATACAAAGATTCAGAACTTTATAG GAGAAACAAGGCCTTGATCAAGGAACTAAGTGTGCCTACTGAAAACTCCAAAGAGTTGTATTTTCCCACCATGTACTCTCAATCGTTCTTCATCCAATGCATTGCTTGCCTATGGAAACAACATCTTTCATATTGGAGAAACCCTCCATACAGTGCAGTGAGATTCTTGTTCACAACCTTCATAGCCTTGATGTTTGGAACTATCTTTTGGGACCTTGGATCCAAGAG AGGCACCCAACAAGATCTCTTCAATGCTATGGGTTCCATGTATGCTGCTGTTCTCTTCATTGGAGTACAAAATGCCACTTCAGTTCAGCCAGTTGTGGCCATTGAAAGAACTGTCTTTTATAGAGAAAGAGCAGCAGGAATGTACTCAGCTTTGCCATATGCTTTTGGACAG GTTGTGATTGAACTTCCATACATATTCATTCAAACAGTTGTGTATGGGGTGATCGTATATGGGATGATTGGTTTTGAATGGACTGCAGCCAAGTTCTTTTGGTACATTTTCTTCATGTATTTCACCCTTTTGTACTTCACCTTTTATGGTATGATGACTGTGGCTGTGACCCCCAATCACAACATTGCTGCCATTGTCTCCTCTGCTTTCTATGGATTTTGGAACCTTTTCTCCGGCTTCATCGTCCCTCGAACG AGAATCCCAATATGGTGGAGATGGTACTATTGGATTTGCCCTGTGGCATGGACACTATATGGGTTGGTGACATCCCAATTTGGGGATATAAAtgatccaatggacacaaatcAAACAGTAGCTGAGTTTGTGAGCAATTATTTTGGTTACAAATATGACTTTTTGGGTGTTGTTGCTGCAGTTCATGTGGGGATTACAGTGTTATTTGGCTTCATCTTTGCCTTCTCAATTAAGGTCTTTAATTTCCAAAAGAGgtga